The candidate division KSB1 bacterium genome contains a region encoding:
- a CDS encoding GDP-mannose 4,6-dehydratase: protein MAKILVTGGAGFIGSHLSETLLKEGREVICLDSFNDYYNPEIKRNNISLLQGQSNYTLIEGDILNLDLLRQIFADYKFDIVVHLAARAGVRPSIQEPLLYQQVNVEGTTNLLEMAKEFRTQKFIFGSSSSVYGENEKVPFCESDPVDHPISPYASTKKSCELICYTYYHLYSISTTCLRFFTVYGPRQRPDMAIYKFTRAIEAGEQITMYGDGSSRRDYTYVTDIIEGICKSIEYCSDYHIYNLGESKTIELRELIQLIAKCLGQEPKIQKLAMQPGDVPITFADITKAKNEISYHPKVNIEQGIAKYVDWFKANKLHE, encoded by the coding sequence ATGGCAAAAATATTGGTGACAGGAGGCGCCGGATTTATCGGATCCCACCTTAGCGAGACTCTTTTAAAAGAGGGACGGGAAGTCATTTGCCTTGACAGTTTCAACGATTATTATAATCCGGAAATCAAACGAAATAATATTTCTCTACTGCAAGGGCAAAGTAATTATACACTGATTGAGGGGGATATACTTAACCTCGATCTTTTGCGTCAAATCTTCGCGGATTATAAATTTGATATTGTTGTTCACTTAGCAGCACGGGCAGGTGTTCGACCTTCTATCCAGGAACCTCTGCTTTATCAGCAAGTCAATGTAGAGGGCACGACGAATCTTTTGGAAATGGCTAAAGAATTTCGGACGCAGAAGTTTATTTTTGGTTCCTCATCCTCGGTTTATGGTGAAAACGAAAAAGTGCCGTTTTGTGAGAGTGATCCCGTCGATCATCCCATTTCTCCATATGCGTCGACAAAGAAATCTTGCGAGTTGATTTGTTACACCTATTATCATCTTTATAGTATTTCCACAACCTGTCTGCGTTTTTTTACAGTCTATGGTCCAAGACAGCGGCCGGACATGGCCATCTATAAATTTACACGAGCAATAGAGGCAGGCGAACAAATCACCATGTATGGTGACGGAAGTTCGCGTCGCGATTACACCTACGTTACGGATATTATTGAAGGTATCTGCAAGTCCATTGAATACTGTTCAGATTACCACATCTACAATTTAGGTGAATCGAAGACCATTGAACTAAGAGAGCTTATTCAGTTGATCGCGAAGTGCTTGGGGCAAGAACCCAAAATTCAAAAGCTTGCAATGCAGCCAGGCGATGTTCCAATTACTTTTGCCGATATCACTAAAGCCAAAAATGAAATATCCTACCATCCAAAAGTCAACATTGAGCAAGGAATAGCCAAGTATGTTGATTGGTTTAAGGCGAATAAACTCCATGAATAA